Proteins encoded in a region of the Nitrospirota bacterium genome:
- a CDS encoding alkaline phosphatase family protein, whose translation MKLALSLHRGWSTRILITSWFSLCLLFQGGAAVEAAPAAVPTVPVQTEHVILFVLEGFGQDSLKGGTMPALSRLIKDGSVTWSATAVKPALRLPTMASLITGLPVEKHGISWNVFEFSRGYPRAPSLFDYLDLSGGRDSAIFLMDESLYQLARPEPYTDYQMCGPLKPECSTDRIVSYIRQYFKKATSGHGYGHAIPALPHFLVVHLPEAGRVGTAKGWTSKEYREALRSVDKAINSVLDLYTEKGLTKGTTLFVTSLSAEGSDPGQDQADAAVPMVPWIASGVGIKHGYAIHQPVSILDTGATVMRTLGLQTHTEWESHAVEEIFQAAFVAAPRISLE comes from the coding sequence GTGAAACTAGCACTCAGCCTCCATCGCGGATGGTCGACTCGAATACTGATCACCTCGTGGTTCTCTCTCTGTTTGCTCTTCCAAGGCGGAGCCGCGGTCGAGGCTGCCCCGGCGGCAGTTCCTACGGTACCGGTTCAGACCGAGCATGTGATTCTATTTGTTCTCGAAGGGTTCGGTCAGGACTCGTTGAAGGGTGGCACGATGCCGGCTCTCAGCCGGTTGATCAAGGATGGCTCTGTCACCTGGTCTGCCACGGCGGTGAAGCCTGCATTGCGGTTGCCTACGATGGCCTCGCTGATTACGGGGCTGCCGGTCGAAAAACACGGCATTAGCTGGAACGTCTTTGAATTCAGCCGCGGCTATCCACGCGCCCCGAGCCTGTTCGACTATCTCGACTTGAGTGGGGGACGCGACAGTGCGATTTTCCTCATGGACGAATCGCTCTATCAGTTGGCGAGACCGGAGCCTTACACCGACTATCAGATGTGCGGACCTCTGAAGCCTGAATGCAGCACGGACCGGATCGTGTCCTACATCCGTCAATATTTCAAGAAAGCGACCAGCGGTCATGGGTATGGACATGCCATCCCTGCGCTCCCGCATTTCCTGGTTGTCCATCTTCCCGAGGCCGGTCGAGTGGGTACGGCAAAAGGCTGGACCTCGAAGGAGTATCGCGAGGCCCTTCGCTCGGTGGATAAGGCGATCAATTCCGTATTGGATCTCTATACAGAAAAGGGGCTGACCAAGGGGACGACCCTGTTCGTGACCTCGCTCAGCGCTGAGGGAAGTGACCCGGGCCAGGACCAGGCCGACGCAGCAGTGCCGATGGTGCCCTGGATTGCCTCGGGGGTGGGGATCAAACATGGTTACGCCATTCATCAGCCTGTCTCTATCTTAGATACAGGCGCGACGGTGATGCGGACGCTGGGATTACAGACCCATACAGAATGGGAAAGCCATGCCGTGGAAGAAATCTTTCAGGCTGCCTTTGTTGCGGCCCCACGCATATCCTTGGAATAG
- a CDS encoding HEAT repeat domain-containing protein, with translation MAQALDDLLEALEDVDDATREEASKALAELADPTTLDALVGACGDEYWAVRAHAGRAVAKIGGAKAVEALIGLFNDSIMDVRNDVVVAVASMGSAVVDRLIAALKDERWRVREHAAKACGDIKDPKAVEALMLVCRDRDGAVKSAATEALGKIGDPKAIPTLTKLFRDPSKTVRETAGTALILIGQPSVDPLLECLTDKDFVVRCHAARALGGMTTDYQIGRTWVRDAKVVDALIATLKDPDRAVREDATIALGQIGDPRAIDALIEAMKDGVVKRHAIASLGMIGDPRALPPVLDALKGKGIRQDGTPTPGCIVSEDAFIKEAAATALGQFRDPRVIPDLIMLLKDGVLREKASAALATIGDTAIEPLIAFLYDPKASEVIAEGERVLSYASVRLTAKDALRLLALETLEKLGWMPAPEDVIVNSSVVDNARVDMPLGDTGRFGPSGDFAQRG, from the coding sequence ATGGCCCAGGCGCTTGATGACCTGTTAGAAGCACTCGAGGATGTCGACGACGCGACCCGCGAGGAGGCGTCCAAGGCACTCGCCGAGCTTGCCGATCCGACGACATTGGATGCGCTGGTCGGCGCCTGCGGAGACGAGTATTGGGCTGTGCGAGCCCATGCGGGCAGGGCCGTGGCGAAGATCGGCGGCGCCAAAGCCGTAGAAGCGCTCATCGGTTTGTTTAACGACTCCATCATGGATGTGCGGAACGATGTCGTGGTTGCCGTCGCCTCGATGGGTTCGGCTGTCGTCGATCGCCTGATTGCCGCGTTGAAGGACGAGCGGTGGCGTGTTCGTGAGCATGCTGCAAAAGCTTGTGGCGACATCAAGGACCCGAAAGCGGTCGAGGCTCTCATGCTTGTCTGTCGAGATCGCGATGGCGCCGTGAAGAGTGCGGCGACAGAGGCGCTGGGCAAAATCGGCGATCCGAAAGCGATCCCGACCCTGACCAAGCTCTTCCGCGATCCTTCGAAAACGGTGAGAGAAACAGCCGGGACCGCCCTCATTCTTATCGGCCAGCCCTCCGTCGATCCGTTGCTGGAATGTCTGACTGATAAAGATTTCGTGGTCCGCTGCCATGCGGCCCGCGCGCTCGGTGGGATGACGACCGACTATCAAATCGGTCGAACCTGGGTACGGGACGCCAAAGTCGTCGATGCCTTGATTGCCACGCTGAAAGATCCGGATCGGGCGGTGCGAGAAGATGCGACGATTGCCCTGGGCCAGATCGGCGATCCGCGAGCGATCGATGCCTTGATCGAGGCGATGAAGGACGGGGTCGTGAAACGGCATGCCATTGCATCGCTCGGCATGATCGGCGATCCTCGTGCGTTGCCTCCGGTGTTGGACGCGTTGAAGGGGAAGGGCATTCGGCAGGATGGGACCCCGACGCCAGGTTGTATCGTCAGCGAAGACGCCTTCATCAAGGAAGCCGCGGCGACGGCGCTCGGCCAGTTCCGCGATCCGCGCGTCATTCCTGACTTGATCATGCTGTTGAAGGACGGCGTCTTGCGTGAAAAGGCCAGTGCCGCCTTGGCGACCATCGGTGATACGGCGATCGAGCCGTTGATTGCCTTTCTCTATGATCCGAAAGCCTCCGAAGTCATCGCAGAAGGGGAGCGCGTGCTTTCTTATGCGTCGGTTCGACTCACGGCGAAAGACGCCTTACGGCTCCTGGCGCTTGAAACATTGGAAAAGTTGGGCTGGATGCCGGCGCCGGAAGACGTCATCGTCAATTCGAGCGTAGTCGATAATGCCCGGGTGGACATGCCCCTTGGCGACACCGGTCGATTTGGTCCTTCGGGAGATTTCGCGCAGAGGGGTTAG
- a CDS encoding HEAT repeat domain-containing protein, which translates to MADAVAEQIAALKDEDWAIREEAATMLGTFRDPRAVAPLVSVLRDGDRAVRDAAIGALLAIGEPAVTTLGACLSDPVLTVQELASSVLATIADVRVLAPLVKALKSPDWIVRMHAAKALGRIKDSGAVSPLVPLLQDKVKAVRAETSTALAAIGEAALASLLAALTHTDWLVRLHAVEALGKTKSPEAVAPLLSVLFNDQDRAVREDAVRALGQIGDARAVEFLVTAMQTPGLRPLAVEALGRIGDRSAVPVLIAVLERVDQPEISRPIEGCSDQWEEERFTLGEVVRALGAIRDEAAIPSLMKALRYTVTRAEAADALTRFGSAVIAPLLAVLARESDDNVRYHVKDTLAKVGWRAGRV; encoded by the coding sequence ATGGCAGATGCGGTAGCTGAACAGATCGCGGCGCTGAAGGACGAGGACTGGGCGATTCGCGAAGAAGCCGCCACGATGCTTGGCACGTTTCGGGATCCGAGGGCGGTCGCGCCGCTGGTCTCCGTCCTTCGTGACGGCGATCGCGCGGTGCGCGATGCGGCGATCGGCGCGCTCTTAGCCATTGGAGAACCGGCGGTCACGACGCTCGGCGCCTGCCTCTCCGATCCGGTGCTCACGGTTCAGGAATTGGCCTCGTCGGTGTTGGCCACTATTGCCGATGTGCGGGTGCTGGCACCGCTCGTCAAGGCACTCAAGAGTCCCGACTGGATTGTGCGGATGCATGCGGCCAAGGCGTTGGGTCGAATTAAAGATTCGGGAGCGGTCTCGCCGTTGGTGCCGTTGTTACAAGATAAAGTGAAAGCCGTCCGCGCGGAGACGTCGACCGCTCTTGCGGCGATCGGCGAGGCGGCGCTCGCATCGTTACTGGCCGCGCTGACCCATACAGACTGGCTGGTGCGGTTGCATGCGGTAGAAGCCTTGGGGAAAACCAAGTCTCCGGAGGCGGTGGCCCCTCTGTTGTCGGTGTTGTTCAACGATCAGGACAGGGCGGTTCGCGAGGACGCAGTCCGTGCGTTGGGTCAGATCGGCGATGCGCGCGCCGTAGAGTTTCTCGTGACGGCGATGCAGACACCTGGCCTGCGCCCGTTAGCGGTTGAGGCATTGGGCCGGATCGGCGATCGTAGTGCCGTGCCGGTGTTGATCGCCGTGCTTGAACGAGTCGACCAACCGGAAATCTCGCGTCCTATCGAGGGCTGCAGCGATCAGTGGGAGGAAGAGCGATTCACGTTAGGAGAGGTGGTTCGGGCGTTGGGTGCGATCCGGGACGAAGCGGCAATCCCGTCTCTGATGAAGGCGCTTCGGTATACGGTGACCCGAGCGGAAGCGGCCGATGCGCTGACTCGATTCGGCTCTGCCGTGATTGCGCCGTTGCTGGCGGTACTGGCCCGTGAGTCGGATGATAATGTTCGATACCATGTCAAAGATACGTTAGCCAAAGTCGGCTGGCGCGCCGGACGTGTGTAA
- a CDS encoding HEAT repeat domain-containing protein, which produces MSKETIETLVSELTHEEDWRRMRATAACLSGGPRAVQALVQVLETGSPALKAEAAAMLARVNDPLCGVPLVGLLRDEDEAVRKAGASALEHMAGVLDVTTASALTSLLYESKDDGIRVAASHLLGMIPNAIAPLSEMLTHPDPEAQIMAAKMLEHLLDPRSSDAFITAMGQPAIRDIAVRTLKKLTAIRERINEVFDALREVEELSEREEARMSTVINLLAIGRPSVEILIEYLEDDDWVIREAAADLLGKIGDVRAVEPLMERLRIDKDTGVKELAMKSLGLIGDARPAQLYIEAIPIRPLRVFAMEALAKVKDVEVLRPYKELFDRLRTDRDGLVAYNSGLIADKLEALDGTPVESQGGQDDDE; this is translated from the coding sequence ATGTCTAAAGAAACGATTGAAACGCTGGTCTCCGAGCTCACCCATGAAGAGGATTGGCGTCGGATGCGCGCGACCGCGGCCTGTTTGTCGGGCGGACCTCGTGCGGTGCAGGCCTTGGTGCAGGTACTGGAGACCGGTTCGCCTGCGCTGAAAGCTGAAGCGGCGGCCATGCTGGCGCGCGTGAACGATCCTTTGTGTGGTGTACCCTTGGTCGGCTTGCTCCGGGATGAGGATGAGGCAGTCCGCAAGGCCGGCGCCTCAGCGTTAGAACATATGGCGGGGGTGTTGGACGTGACGACTGCGTCGGCGTTGACCTCGTTGCTCTATGAGTCGAAGGATGATGGGATTCGCGTGGCGGCTTCGCATTTGCTGGGGATGATTCCGAATGCGATCGCCCCACTCAGCGAGATGCTGACCCATCCGGATCCGGAAGCGCAGATCATGGCGGCGAAGATGCTGGAGCATCTGCTCGATCCCCGCTCATCGGATGCCTTTATCACGGCCATGGGGCAGCCGGCTATTCGCGACATCGCGGTGCGGACGCTCAAGAAGTTGACGGCCATTCGTGAGCGCATCAACGAGGTCTTCGACGCGCTGCGCGAGGTTGAGGAACTGAGTGAACGGGAAGAGGCTCGCATGAGCACCGTGATCAATCTCCTGGCGATCGGGCGCCCCAGTGTGGAGATTTTGATCGAGTATCTGGAGGATGACGATTGGGTCATCCGTGAAGCCGCCGCTGATCTGTTAGGCAAGATCGGCGATGTGCGGGCCGTTGAGCCGTTGATGGAGCGGTTGCGGATCGATAAGGATACGGGAGTCAAAGAGCTGGCGATGAAATCGTTGGGCTTGATCGGCGATGCCAGGCCTGCCCAACTCTATATCGAGGCCATTCCCATTCGGCCCCTCCGGGTTTTTGCCATGGAAGCCTTGGCCAAAGTGAAGGATGTGGAGGTGTTGCGGCCATACAAGGAACTGTTCGATCGGTTGAGGACAGACCGGGACGGCCTCGTCGCATACAATTCCGGCTTGATTGCCGATAAACTGGAAGCGCTCGACGGGACGCCTGTCGAGAGTCAGGGAGGGCAGGACGACGATGAGTGA
- a CDS encoding HEAT repeat domain-containing protein, protein MSDEMQAERIEQLIGALRDDNEALRNHAIASLSQVGEDAVGPLIGLMADEDVLIREAATSAIVRIGPSVVDPLIEALTDDEWAIREQAAAGLGKLKDPRGIDPLVKALKDKDGAVRTAAVWALERIGDARAVPGLIEALTDNTVREDVARVLKKIGDARAVDALIEGLLGNNWMVRRHAAEALGKIGDARGAGPLIESLKDEDWLVRRNAAESLARLGAKQAIDPLLPLLEDENTMVQETVEGVLASLGWKAKP, encoded by the coding sequence ATGAGTGACGAGATGCAGGCAGAACGGATTGAGCAGCTGATCGGGGCCCTTCGGGACGACAATGAAGCGCTCCGCAATCATGCGATCGCCAGTTTGAGTCAGGTGGGTGAGGATGCGGTGGGGCCGTTGATCGGGCTCATGGCAGACGAAGATGTCCTGATTCGGGAGGCGGCGACCAGCGCCATTGTGCGAATCGGCCCCTCGGTCGTTGATCCATTAATCGAAGCATTGACGGACGATGAATGGGCGATTCGTGAACAGGCTGCCGCGGGATTAGGGAAGCTGAAGGATCCCAGGGGGATCGATCCCCTCGTGAAGGCGCTCAAGGACAAAGATGGCGCGGTGCGGACCGCCGCCGTGTGGGCGCTGGAGCGTATCGGCGATGCGCGGGCTGTGCCTGGATTGATCGAGGCGCTCACGGACAACACGGTGCGTGAGGATGTGGCGCGTGTGCTGAAGAAGATCGGCGATGCGCGGGCCGTCGATGCCTTGATCGAGGGGCTGCTGGGCAACAATTGGATGGTGCGGCGCCATGCGGCCGAAGCGCTGGGCAAGATCGGCGATGCCCGCGGAGCCGGTCCGTTGATCGAATCGCTCAAGGATGAAGATTGGCTCGTACGGCGGAATGCGGCGGAGTCGCTCGCGCGGCTTGGGGCGAAGCAGGCGATCGACCCCTTGCTTCCGCTGCTCGAAGATGAGAATACGATGGTGCAGGAGACGGTAGAAGGGGTATTGGCAAGTCTCGGATGGAAAGCGAAGCCGTAA
- a CDS encoding HEAT repeat domain-containing protein, which produces MADEAPPKLIQIGPKGGVKKDGFNLVTERVVAVNLEAKQLEVELLAYDGKTVVLDVDDEALEDLKKLKVGDGATIRVVEEGGKRVAKSFRIRAKDPNAARADAMLLDLKDSHWLNRKYAAEVLGELKEVRAVRPLVEALADEVGDVRQRAYDSLIKIGGPAVSSLVPLLVSEEDEVRQSVTEIIRKIGKPAVEPLATALAEADDRLKTRVMKVLDRMGYKPKVKEEAKEAEAPRLT; this is translated from the coding sequence ATGGCGGATGAAGCTCCTCCAAAGCTTATTCAGATCGGTCCCAAGGGCGGCGTGAAGAAAGACGGATTCAATCTCGTCACGGAACGAGTCGTCGCGGTGAACCTCGAAGCGAAGCAGCTCGAAGTCGAACTGTTGGCCTACGACGGGAAGACGGTTGTGTTGGATGTGGATGACGAAGCGCTTGAAGATCTCAAGAAGCTCAAGGTGGGAGATGGCGCCACGATTCGCGTCGTCGAAGAAGGCGGGAAGCGGGTCGCCAAGAGCTTCCGGATTCGTGCGAAGGATCCCAATGCGGCGCGCGCCGATGCGATGTTGTTGGATCTGAAAGACAGTCATTGGCTCAATCGAAAGTATGCAGCGGAAGTGCTGGGCGAGCTCAAGGAAGTTCGCGCGGTGCGGCCGTTGGTTGAGGCGTTGGCGGATGAAGTGGGCGATGTCCGGCAGCGTGCCTACGATTCCTTGATCAAGATCGGCGGACCGGCCGTGTCATCCCTCGTGCCGTTGCTGGTTTCTGAAGAGGATGAGGTCAGGCAATCCGTGACGGAAATCATTCGCAAGATCGGAAAGCCTGCCGTCGAGCCGTTGGCCACGGCGCTTGCCGAGGCCGACGACCGTTTGAAAACGAGGGTGATGAAGGTGTTGGACCGGATGGGCTACAAGCCCAAGGTCAAAGAGGAAGCCAAGGAAGCTGAAGCGCCGCGGCTCACGTAA
- a CDS encoding UDP-glucose/GDP-mannose dehydrogenase family protein translates to MHISVIGTGYVGLVTGACFSEFGVSVTCMDTDAKRIARLEKGDVPFYEPGITELVAKGIREGRITFTTDVAKAVDKALVIFIAVGTPPRADGSADLSYVEEVGRGIARTMTGYKVIVTKSTVPVGTGAKLREVINANQSGKFRFDIVSNPEFLREGSAIEDFMRPNRIVIGADSEQAIAIMKDLYRPLYLIETPFVVTDIPTAEMIKYASNAFLATKISFINEIATVCEKVGADVQMVAKGMGLDNRIGSKFLHAGPGFGGSCFPKDLAALVQTGERAGYPMQIAGAAALVNEQQRGRMIAKILKEMGQLKGKTFAMLGLSFKPNTNDLRDAPALAIAQELMKQGATVRAYDPAGLEEACQIVSGLVPCKDAYDTAEGADALILMTEWNQFRTLDFDRLKALLRQPIFFDLRNVYEPDRVAGFGFRHISVGRPTKTPSQST, encoded by the coding sequence ATGCATATCAGTGTCATCGGAACCGGCTATGTCGGATTGGTCACAGGAGCCTGTTTTTCTGAATTCGGCGTGAGCGTGACCTGCATGGACACCGACGCCAAACGGATCGCGAGACTTGAAAAAGGCGATGTGCCCTTCTACGAACCAGGGATCACGGAGCTCGTTGCCAAAGGCATTCGAGAGGGCCGAATCACCTTTACCACCGACGTGGCCAAAGCCGTCGACAAGGCGCTCGTCATTTTCATTGCGGTCGGAACCCCGCCACGAGCAGACGGATCAGCCGACCTCTCGTACGTTGAAGAAGTCGGCCGTGGCATCGCCAGAACCATGACCGGGTACAAGGTGATCGTCACCAAGTCGACCGTCCCGGTGGGAACAGGCGCAAAACTACGTGAAGTTATCAACGCCAATCAATCGGGCAAATTCCGTTTCGATATCGTCTCCAACCCGGAATTTCTTCGTGAAGGGTCTGCGATCGAAGACTTCATGCGGCCGAACCGGATCGTCATCGGCGCAGACAGCGAGCAGGCGATAGCGATCATGAAAGACCTCTATCGTCCGCTCTACCTCATCGAAACGCCCTTCGTCGTCACCGACATCCCCACGGCCGAAATGATCAAATATGCCTCCAACGCCTTCCTGGCCACTAAGATTTCGTTCATCAATGAAATTGCGACGGTCTGCGAAAAAGTGGGCGCCGACGTACAGATGGTGGCGAAAGGGATGGGGCTCGACAACCGGATTGGATCGAAGTTTCTCCATGCAGGACCGGGGTTCGGGGGGTCCTGCTTCCCCAAAGATTTGGCCGCCTTAGTGCAGACGGGAGAGCGAGCCGGCTATCCCATGCAAATCGCCGGAGCCGCCGCCCTCGTCAACGAGCAGCAACGGGGCCGGATGATTGCAAAGATTCTGAAGGAGATGGGGCAGCTCAAGGGAAAGACCTTCGCGATGTTGGGCCTGTCGTTCAAGCCCAACACCAACGACTTACGGGATGCGCCGGCCCTGGCCATTGCGCAGGAGCTGATGAAACAGGGCGCGACCGTTCGCGCCTACGATCCTGCCGGGCTGGAAGAAGCCTGTCAGATTGTTTCGGGCCTCGTTCCCTGTAAAGACGCCTATGACACGGCAGAGGGGGCGGATGCCCTGATCCTCATGACCGAATGGAACCAGTTCCGAACGCTCGACTTCGACAGACTGAAAGCCCTCTTACGTCAGCCCATATTCTTCGACTTACGGAATGTCTATGAACCGGACCGCGTCGCGGGATTTGGCTTCCGCCACATCTCTGTCGGGAGACCAACGAAGACTCCTTCTCAGTCCACGTAA
- a CDS encoding CBS domain-containing protein, with product MEIQSSPIQRPLAVMMCRTLSTIGQDATLLEAAKLMRDAKVGALLVVEGGHYSGLVSESDLVRKGVAESRSAQETLVRDVMSSPLLSIDSASSAHEASEKMAECGIRHLAVSDDGEIVGVISVRDLLRYFKNWGGL from the coding sequence ATGGAAATTCAAAGCAGCCCTATTCAGCGGCCACTCGCCGTGATGATGTGCAGGACCCTCAGCACGATCGGTCAGGACGCAACATTGTTGGAGGCGGCCAAGCTGATGCGCGATGCAAAGGTTGGCGCATTATTAGTAGTCGAGGGCGGTCACTATAGCGGCCTCGTGAGCGAATCAGATTTGGTTCGCAAGGGGGTAGCCGAGTCCCGTTCGGCACAAGAGACGTTAGTCCGTGACGTTATGAGCAGTCCGTTGTTATCGATAGACAGTGCGAGCTCAGCCCATGAGGCGAGCGAAAAAATGGCCGAATGTGGTATTCGGCATCTGGCCGTTTCTGACGATGGCGAGATTGTCGGGGTTATCTCTGTTCGCGACCTCTTACGGTACTTCAAAAATTGGGGCGGCCTATGA
- a CDS encoding fused MFS/spermidine synthase: protein MSPVNRSVHTPRWFLLVTALVTGAVVMALEILGSRLLAPVFGNSLFVWGALIGVILAAMSGGYAFGGWVSDRYPGAQVLAGLLLFSGSWTFLIAWLGQPVLFAVAKAIEDPRWGPCVAAALLLGPPAFGLSGVLPAMLRLAVLDLEYFGRHTGRMIALSTMGSLAGTWGTAFFFLSWIGSQALVAWLGAIQVGLGLWWLVRGTTARPVVIGLIILCIGGLGAGALSPIQKLKAPVYQEDSPYQQVRIRDDDLFRYLVLDRTFHAVMWRADPVALFLPYSQLMVASLALVPEPKRGLILGHGGGSLAKWVAHRWPELELDVVEFDPVVVRMAEEYFAYQPPPQHHVHARDARVFLNSTERTYDFIWVDAFARHMIPFHLTTVEFFAELRAHLSPNGVLAVNLASSGEGGDLLRANAVVQTMRGSFPHVESFAVKGPWKSAQTKSENLIFFAGTPLAQHQLSVTTDKVNALVEQQRLPVEAIALLSTHRTEPWEAGVVLTDNYAPYDLLMGSTVQGVQPEAVITH from the coding sequence ATGAGCCCCGTCAACCGGTCGGTTCATACGCCTCGGTGGTTTCTTCTGGTGACGGCGCTGGTGACCGGCGCGGTGGTCATGGCGCTCGAAATCTTGGGAAGCCGACTCTTAGCTCCCGTGTTCGGAAACTCCCTCTTCGTCTGGGGTGCATTGATCGGAGTCATTCTTGCCGCCATGAGTGGCGGGTATGCCTTTGGCGGCTGGGTCTCCGACCGGTATCCTGGCGCGCAGGTCCTGGCAGGGCTGCTGTTGTTTTCGGGATCCTGGACCTTTCTGATCGCCTGGCTTGGTCAGCCGGTGCTCTTTGCGGTAGCGAAAGCGATTGAGGACCCCCGGTGGGGCCCCTGTGTCGCCGCGGCGCTGCTCCTCGGTCCGCCAGCCTTTGGCCTGAGCGGCGTCTTGCCGGCTATGTTGCGGTTGGCCGTATTAGACCTCGAGTATTTCGGCCGGCATACCGGCCGGATGATCGCGCTCTCGACCATGGGGAGTTTGGCTGGAACCTGGGGGACGGCCTTTTTCTTTCTCTCCTGGATTGGCAGCCAGGCGCTTGTGGCGTGGCTCGGGGCTATTCAAGTGGGGCTGGGCCTCTGGTGGTTGGTCCGTGGGACAACAGCACGGCCGGTCGTGATCGGCCTCATCATTCTGTGCATCGGAGGCTTGGGAGCCGGTGCCTTGTCTCCAATCCAGAAGCTGAAGGCGCCGGTCTATCAGGAAGACAGCCCCTACCAGCAAGTACGAATCCGCGACGACGATCTCTTTCGCTATCTCGTCCTGGACCGGACCTTCCATGCGGTCATGTGGAGGGCGGATCCGGTCGCGCTATTTCTTCCCTATAGTCAATTGATGGTTGCGTCGCTGGCCTTGGTGCCTGAGCCGAAACGAGGGTTGATCCTTGGCCATGGAGGAGGGTCGCTGGCGAAGTGGGTCGCCCACCGGTGGCCTGAACTCGAGTTGGATGTGGTCGAGTTCGATCCGGTGGTCGTTCGCATGGCCGAAGAGTATTTTGCCTATCAGCCGCCTCCTCAGCATCACGTCCATGCCCGTGACGCCCGGGTCTTTCTCAATTCCACGGAGCGGACCTACGACTTTATCTGGGTTGATGCGTTCGCCAGACATATGATTCCGTTTCACCTGACCACTGTGGAATTCTTTGCGGAGTTGCGGGCCCACCTGTCGCCGAATGGCGTTCTCGCAGTGAATTTGGCCTCGTCGGGCGAGGGAGGAGACCTGTTGCGGGCTAATGCAGTTGTGCAGACGATGAGAGGGTCGTTTCCCCACGTCGAGTCTTTTGCGGTCAAGGGGCCATGGAAATCCGCTCAGACGAAATCGGAGAATTTGATTTTCTTTGCTGGTACTCCGCTCGCGCAGCACCAGCTCTCTGTCACGACGGACAAGGTCAATGCATTGGTCGAACAACAGCGCCTCCCGGTCGAAGCGATTGCTTTGTTGAGTACCCATCGTACGGAACCCTGGGAGGCAGGTGTTGTGTTAACCGACAACTATGCGCCCTATGATCTTTTGATGGGATCTACGGTTCAAGGGGTACAGCCTGAGGCAGTGATCACGCACTAA